In Arthrobacter sp. UKPF54-2, the following are encoded in one genomic region:
- a CDS encoding FtsQ-type POTRA domain-containing protein: MANSRRPGYPSRGLPDVISASKTDSGAGPAGGATPEPPPGKVLSFPEPKAKRRRRIVLSMAAVIAVLLAAIVAAAVYSPWLAVRTVTVEGTRMLTPEQVKAALAPLQGKPLPQISDEQVTGLLQPLVQVKAVTTQARPPSTLQVKITERVPVALLKQGEAFQLVDVDGVQLGTTTDPDSVKLPVIDSGGGALPKELFHAVTAVLGALPPDVLARLSDASAKSVDAVELKLVDGQTIVWGNAGEKELKAKVLAALLKAPADPKNPVRVYDVSVPRHPVTR; encoded by the coding sequence GTGGCTAACTCACGCCGGCCCGGCTACCCCTCCCGGGGGCTGCCGGACGTCATTTCCGCGTCGAAAACGGACTCTGGCGCCGGCCCGGCCGGCGGCGCCACGCCGGAGCCCCCGCCCGGCAAGGTGCTCTCCTTCCCGGAGCCGAAAGCCAAGCGGCGCCGCCGGATCGTGCTCAGCATGGCGGCGGTGATCGCGGTGCTGCTCGCCGCCATCGTGGCGGCAGCCGTCTACTCGCCCTGGCTGGCCGTCCGGACTGTCACGGTAGAGGGGACCCGGATGCTCACGCCGGAGCAGGTCAAAGCCGCCCTGGCGCCGCTGCAGGGCAAGCCGCTGCCACAGATCAGCGATGAACAGGTCACCGGGCTGCTGCAGCCGCTGGTCCAGGTCAAGGCGGTCACCACCCAGGCGCGGCCCCCGTCCACGCTGCAGGTGAAAATCACCGAACGTGTGCCGGTGGCGCTGCTCAAACAGGGCGAAGCCTTCCAGCTGGTGGACGTTGACGGCGTCCAGCTCGGCACCACCACAGACCCGGACTCGGTCAAGCTGCCGGTGATCGACAGCGGCGGCGGTGCCCTGCCCAAGGAGCTGTTCCACGCCGTCACGGCGGTTCTGGGGGCGCTTCCGCCCGACGTGCTCGCCAGGCTTTCCGACGCCTCGGCCAAGTCCGTGGACGCGGTGGAGCTCAAGCTCGTGGATGGCCAGACGATCGTCTGGGGCAACGCGGGGGAGAAGGAACTCAAGGCGAAGGTCCTCGCCGCCCTCCTGAAGGCGCCGGCTGACCCGAAGAATCCGGTCCGGGTCTACGACGTCAGTGTGCCGAGGCACCCGGTAACCCGATAG
- a CDS encoding cell division protein SepF, with protein sequence MAGALRKTMIYLGLADGDEHYESEHHTPHKDEDDSMEHDREERRAPAPVREATREEPYAAEEEYRAPVTPIKRAAASRDETTGLRQITTIHPRSYNDAKLIGESFRDGIPVIMNVTDMGEADAKRLVDFSAGLVFGLRGSIERVTNKVFLLSPSYVEVIGDDKKISETQASFFNQS encoded by the coding sequence ATGGCTGGCGCTCTGCGCAAGACAATGATCTATCTTGGGCTCGCTGATGGCGACGAACACTACGAGTCCGAGCATCACACCCCGCACAAGGATGAGGACGATTCCATGGAGCACGACCGCGAGGAGCGCCGCGCGCCGGCCCCCGTCCGCGAGGCCACCCGGGAAGAGCCCTACGCCGCTGAAGAGGAATACCGCGCACCCGTGACACCCATCAAGCGAGCGGCTGCCAGCCGCGACGAAACCACCGGCCTCCGGCAGATCACCACGATCCATCCGCGGTCCTACAACGACGCCAAGCTGATCGGCGAAAGCTTCCGTGACGGCATCCCCGTCATCATGAACGTCACCGACATGGGCGAAGCGGACGCCAAGCGGCTCGTGGACTTCTCCGCCGGCCTCGTGTTCGGCCTGCGCGGAAGCATCGAACGCGTGACCAACAAGGTGTTCCTGCTCTCGCCGTCGTACGTCGAAGTTATCGGCGACGACAAGAAGATCAGCGAGACGCAGGCCAGCTTCTTCAACCAGAGCTAG
- the ftsW gene encoding putative lipid II flippase FtsW: MVSTPTRPTAARTPATGASTGRTAGSKTGTATAGTTGTAVPAAGPRPAARVRGWYRGFWSALEGTGKSRNGSTYYLILGSTLALTAIGIMMVLSASSVEAIAAGESAYTAAGKQSLFAGIGVFCMFVLSRVNVVWLKRGAWFAIIAAFILLVLVLLVGRSALGNQNWIDVGPFTFQPSEAAKLALALWMATVLHAKAKLLDQAKHALVPVVLPGAAGIIGLILMGNDLGTAMIVMLITAAALFFAGVRLYLFGIAGVVLAVGTAVLAITSPNRVCRILSWTGQTCADGSDVNYQSTNGLYALASGGWFGVGLGQSRQKYSWIPEAHNDFIFAIIGEELGLIGTIVVLVLFAILGTAIYRVVVAQQDLFHRVLAGAIMVWLLGQAAINMAVVTGLLPVVGIPLPFISYGGSALLMSLCAIGVVLSLARAQMEPNMQPKGMFKFGPAGFAKVLRKQAAARRGTQRPAAKPGPAARTAATTPPSRSAAGSSAARKPGARTPAPKNPARKRS, translated from the coding sequence ATGGTCAGCACGCCCACCCGGCCCACGGCGGCACGGACCCCTGCCACAGGGGCATCAACAGGCAGAACCGCAGGCAGCAAGACAGGAACAGCCACTGCCGGGACTACCGGAACGGCAGTACCCGCCGCCGGGCCGCGTCCGGCGGCCCGGGTCCGGGGCTGGTACCGCGGCTTCTGGTCCGCCCTGGAGGGGACCGGCAAGTCCCGGAACGGCTCCACCTACTACCTCATCCTGGGCTCCACCCTCGCGCTCACGGCGATCGGCATCATGATGGTGCTCTCAGCCTCCAGCGTGGAGGCCATCGCCGCGGGGGAATCGGCCTACACCGCCGCTGGCAAGCAAAGCCTCTTCGCCGGCATCGGCGTGTTCTGTATGTTCGTGCTCTCCCGCGTCAACGTCGTCTGGCTCAAACGCGGTGCCTGGTTCGCCATCATCGCCGCCTTTATCCTGCTGGTCCTGGTGCTCCTCGTGGGCCGCAGCGCCCTCGGCAACCAGAACTGGATCGACGTCGGGCCTTTCACCTTCCAGCCCTCCGAAGCGGCCAAACTGGCGCTGGCGCTGTGGATGGCCACGGTGCTGCACGCCAAGGCCAAACTCCTCGACCAGGCCAAGCACGCCCTGGTCCCCGTTGTGCTCCCGGGGGCTGCCGGCATCATCGGCCTGATCCTGATGGGCAACGACCTTGGCACGGCGATGATCGTCATGCTGATCACTGCCGCGGCCCTGTTTTTCGCCGGCGTCCGGCTGTACCTGTTCGGCATCGCCGGGGTGGTCCTGGCCGTCGGAACCGCCGTGCTGGCCATCACCAGCCCCAACCGGGTCTGCCGCATCCTGTCCTGGACCGGCCAAACCTGTGCCGACGGCTCGGACGTGAACTACCAGTCCACCAACGGACTCTACGCCCTGGCGTCCGGCGGCTGGTTCGGCGTCGGGCTGGGACAAAGCCGGCAGAAGTACAGCTGGATCCCGGAAGCCCACAACGACTTCATCTTCGCCATCATCGGTGAGGAACTCGGCCTGATCGGCACCATCGTCGTGCTGGTCCTCTTCGCGATCCTGGGCACCGCCATCTACCGCGTGGTGGTGGCCCAGCAGGACCTGTTCCACCGGGTCCTCGCCGGTGCCATCATGGTGTGGCTGCTCGGGCAGGCCGCGATCAACATGGCCGTGGTCACCGGGCTGCTCCCTGTGGTCGGCATCCCGCTGCCCTTCATTTCCTACGGGGGCTCGGCCCTGCTGATGTCGCTGTGTGCCATCGGCGTAGTGTTGTCTTTGGCCCGGGCCCAGATGGAACCGAACATGCAGCCGAAGGGGATGTTCAAATTCGGGCCCGCCGGGTTCGCCAAGGTGCTCCGCAAGCAGGCGGCGGCGCGGCGGGGAACCCAGCGCCCGGCCGCCAAGCCCGGGCCGGCGGCCCGCACCGCCGCAACGACACCTCCTTCCCGCAGCGCCGCCGGAAGCTCTGCCGCCCGGAAGCCCGGCGCCAGGACCCCCGCCCCCAAGAACCCCGCACGAAAGCGCAGCTAG
- the lspA gene encoding signal peptidase II, with product MTDAPTPDAARPADSARPADAARPADSARPADAEQSAAATPPARRPRRALLLSLFAGFAVFAYVFDQLTKLWVTGTMTEGERIPVLPPLLHWYYIRNSGAAFSIGENVTWVFTIIMAAVSVAILLQLRKLGSAWWALALGLLLGGALGNLTDRLFREPSFAMGHVVDFIQLPNFAIFNIADSAVVSSVVLICLLTLRGIGLDGSRHNQGTNPAAAAQPAALEENGREHNV from the coding sequence ATGACTGACGCACCAACCCCAGACGCGGCCCGGCCCGCGGACTCCGCCCGGCCCGCGGACGCGGCCCGGCCCGCGGACTCCGCCCGGCCGGCCGATGCCGAACAGTCCGCGGCCGCGACGCCCCCGGCGCGCCGGCCGCGGCGCGCACTACTGCTGTCCCTGTTCGCCGGATTCGCGGTGTTCGCCTACGTGTTCGACCAGCTCACCAAACTCTGGGTCACCGGCACCATGACCGAGGGGGAGCGGATCCCGGTGCTGCCGCCGCTGCTGCACTGGTACTACATCCGCAACTCGGGTGCCGCGTTCTCCATCGGCGAGAACGTCACCTGGGTCTTCACCATCATCATGGCGGCCGTGTCCGTCGCGATCCTGCTGCAGCTGCGCAAACTCGGCTCAGCCTGGTGGGCGCTGGCGCTGGGCCTGCTGCTGGGCGGCGCCCTGGGCAACCTGACCGACCGCCTCTTCCGCGAGCCCTCGTTCGCGATGGGCCACGTAGTGGACTTCATCCAGTTGCCCAACTTTGCGATCTTCAACATCGCCGACTCGGCCGTGGTTTCCTCGGTGGTGCTGATCTGCCTGCTGACGCTGCGCGGCATCGGCCTGGACGGCTCACGCCACAACCAGGGCACCAACCCGGCGGCAGCCGCCCAGCCGGCAGCGCTGGAAGAGAACGGACGGGAACACAATGTCTGA
- a CDS encoding YggT family protein, translated as MGIVFGLVYIALLLFFVALIIRLIFDWVQMFARSWRPRGVALVTAHAVYSVTDRPLKLLGRVLPPLRLGGISLDLAFLVLFLAVSVAMGIARYFTYAQPIAT; from the coding sequence ATGGGAATTGTTTTCGGACTGGTCTATATCGCGCTGCTGCTCTTTTTCGTCGCCCTGATCATCCGCCTGATCTTCGACTGGGTGCAGATGTTCGCCCGCAGTTGGCGTCCGCGCGGCGTGGCCCTCGTCACCGCCCATGCCGTCTACTCCGTCACGGACAGGCCCCTCAAACTCCTCGGCCGGGTTCTCCCGCCGTTGCGGCTCGGCGGAATCTCGCTGGACCTGGCGTTCCTGGTGCTCTTCCTGGCCGTTTCGGTGGCCATGGGCATCGCTAGGTACTTCACGTACGCCCAGCCGATCGCCACCTAA
- the ftsZ gene encoding cell division protein FtsZ, protein MAAPQNYLAVIKVVGIGGGGVNAVNRMIEVGLRGVEFIAINTDAQALLMSDADVKLDVGRELTRGLGAGANPEVGRQAAEDHADEIEEVIRGADMVFVTAGEGGGTGTGGAPVVARIARSLGALTIGVVTRPFTFEGRRRAGSAEAGIDALRDEVDTLIVIPNDRLLSISDRNVSVLDAFRSADQVLLSGVQGITDLITTPGLINLDFADVKSVMQGAGSALMGIGSARGEDRAVKAAELAIASPLLEASIDGAHGVLLSIQGGSDLGLFEINEAARLVQEVAHPEANIIFGAVIDDALGDEARVTVIAAGFDDVKATSPSMDQSQPAPARPAAPAPAPAQAPASAPVQPLHAGVGASGLSNWGQQRHSAVPADSGFDVDLPSVVEPDLSGRHSDDLDVPDFLK, encoded by the coding sequence GTGGCAGCTCCGCAGAATTACTTGGCCGTCATCAAGGTCGTCGGCATCGGCGGCGGTGGCGTGAACGCAGTCAACCGCATGATCGAAGTCGGTCTCCGCGGCGTCGAATTCATCGCCATCAACACCGACGCGCAGGCGCTGTTGATGTCCGACGCCGACGTCAAGCTCGACGTCGGCCGCGAGCTGACCCGCGGCCTGGGCGCCGGTGCGAACCCTGAGGTCGGCCGGCAGGCAGCGGAGGACCACGCTGACGAAATCGAAGAGGTCATCCGCGGCGCGGACATGGTCTTCGTCACCGCCGGCGAAGGCGGCGGCACCGGCACCGGCGGCGCGCCCGTCGTGGCCCGCATCGCCCGGTCCCTGGGCGCGCTGACCATCGGCGTCGTGACCCGCCCGTTCACCTTTGAGGGCCGCCGCCGCGCGGGCTCTGCGGAAGCCGGCATCGACGCCCTCCGCGACGAGGTCGACACCCTGATCGTCATCCCGAACGACCGGCTGCTCTCGATCAGCGACCGGAACGTCTCGGTGCTGGACGCGTTCCGCTCTGCCGACCAGGTCCTGCTCTCCGGTGTCCAGGGCATCACCGACCTGATCACCACCCCGGGCCTGATCAACTTGGACTTCGCGGACGTCAAGTCCGTGATGCAGGGTGCGGGCTCGGCGCTGATGGGCATCGGCTCGGCCCGCGGCGAAGACCGCGCCGTCAAGGCCGCCGAACTCGCCATCGCGTCTCCGCTGCTGGAAGCCTCCATCGACGGCGCGCACGGTGTGCTGCTGTCCATCCAGGGCGGTTCAGACCTCGGCCTGTTCGAAATCAATGAGGCCGCCCGCCTGGTGCAGGAAGTGGCACACCCGGAGGCCAACATCATCTTCGGCGCCGTGATCGACGACGCCCTCGGCGACGAGGCCCGCGTGACCGTGATCGCCGCCGGGTTCGACGACGTCAAGGCCACCTCGCCCTCGATGGACCAGTCCCAGCCCGCCCCCGCGCGTCCCGCCGCTCCGGCGCCGGCTCCGGCCCAGGCTCCCGCCTCGGCGCCGGTCCAGCCGCTGCACGCCGGCGTGGGAGCCTCGGGGCTCAGCAACTGGGGCCAGCAGCGTCACTCGGCCGTGCCGGCCGACTCGGGGTTCGACGTTGACCTTCCCTCCGTAGTTGAGCCGGACCTCTCCGGCCGCCACTCGGACGACCTGGATGTGCCCGACTTCCTGAAGTAG
- a CDS encoding DivIVA domain-containing protein has product MALTPEDVVNKRFQPTKFREGYDQDEVDDFLDEIVVELRRLNQENDELRKKLAEAGSGTAASSAAAAPVVEKVPAPVKAEKEDRAKAEAEAKAAEAAKKKEAEKVPAPVAAPVPAAATASAESAAGLLAMAQQMHDKHVADGEQQRDKIIAEAQIEASSLVNDAQEKSRKILGALEQQRSVLERKVEQLRGFERDYRSRLKAYIEGQLRDLDARGSVAAPEVEAN; this is encoded by the coding sequence ATGGCTTTGACGCCAGAAGACGTTGTCAACAAGCGCTTTCAGCCGACCAAGTTCCGCGAAGGCTACGACCAGGACGAAGTTGATGACTTCCTGGACGAGATCGTCGTCGAACTGCGACGCCTGAACCAGGAAAACGACGAGCTGCGCAAGAAGCTCGCCGAAGCAGGTTCCGGCACGGCCGCCAGCTCCGCTGCTGCAGCCCCCGTCGTGGAAAAGGTGCCGGCACCCGTCAAGGCCGAAAAAGAAGACCGCGCCAAGGCAGAAGCCGAGGCCAAGGCCGCCGAAGCCGCCAAGAAGAAGGAAGCCGAGAAGGTTCCCGCCCCCGTGGCCGCCCCGGTCCCCGCCGCTGCCACCGCCTCGGCTGAGTCCGCCGCCGGCCTGCTGGCCATGGCGCAGCAGATGCACGACAAGCACGTCGCCGACGGCGAACAGCAGCGCGACAAGATCATTGCCGAGGCGCAGATCGAAGCCAGCAGCCTGGTCAACGACGCGCAGGAAAAGTCCCGCAAGATCCTCGGCGCCCTCGAACAGCAGCGTTCCGTCCTGGAGCGCAAGGTCGAGCAGTTGCGCGGCTTCGAGCGCGACTACCGCTCCCGCCTCAAGGCCTACATCGAAGGCCAGCTGCGTGACCTTGACGCCCGTGGTTCGGTGGCGGCCCCCGAGGTCGAAGCCAACTAG
- a CDS encoding YggS family pyridoxal phosphate-dependent enzyme encodes MSAPAAGPAGHDPRLAELRGALAAVRQRIDAAVAGAGRQADPPQLIVVTKFHPAEDVARLAALGVTDVGENRDQEAADKAARLEELRLRWHFIGQLQSNKAKSVVRYAHAVHSVDRLPLVAALAKAVRTEQERTLRADLECFIQVSLEDDADGHRGGALPADVPALAAELAGSQGLRLAGVMAVAPLGAAPEAAFEKLAEISARLRGEYPQATAISAGMSQDLEAAVRFGATHLRIGSDILGPRPALR; translated from the coding sequence GTGAGCGCCCCCGCGGCCGGGCCCGCAGGTCACGACCCGCGGCTCGCCGAGTTGCGCGGGGCACTCGCGGCCGTCCGGCAACGTATCGACGCCGCCGTGGCCGGCGCCGGGCGCCAGGCCGACCCGCCGCAACTGATTGTGGTCACCAAGTTCCACCCCGCCGAGGACGTCGCGCGGCTGGCCGCCCTGGGCGTCACCGACGTCGGCGAGAACCGGGACCAGGAGGCAGCGGACAAGGCCGCCCGGCTCGAGGAGCTGCGGCTGCGCTGGCACTTCATCGGCCAGCTCCAAAGCAACAAGGCCAAGTCCGTTGTGCGCTACGCCCATGCCGTGCACTCCGTGGACCGCCTCCCGCTGGTCGCCGCCTTGGCCAAGGCGGTGCGCACCGAGCAGGAACGCACCTTGCGAGCCGACCTTGAGTGCTTCATCCAGGTCAGCCTGGAGGACGACGCCGACGGCCACCGCGGCGGCGCCCTGCCCGCCGACGTCCCCGCCCTGGCCGCGGAGCTCGCCGGGTCCCAGGGCCTGAGGCTGGCCGGGGTCATGGCCGTGGCGCCGCTCGGTGCCGCACCGGAAGCGGCGTTCGAAAAGCTGGCCGAAATCTCCGCCCGGCTCCGCGGCGAATATCCGCAGGCCACCGCCATTTCAGCCGGCATGAGCCAGGACCTCGAAGCGGCCGTCCGTTTCGGGGCGACACACCTACGAATTGGCTCCGATATTCTCGGTCCACGCCCGGCACTACGGTAG
- a CDS encoding polyphenol oxidase family protein, giving the protein MFSWRAEVRPGVWAAFTNAAAGNLALHVGDDPDAVRTRREALEHAAGLGSGHFRFMNQVHGNDVAVVAGPAGPEAGPAPTADAMVSAGEPLAVMVADCVPVVLVGEHRGDTSAAPVLGVVHAGRPGLAAGVVPAAVERMRALGATGISAWIGPSICGKCYEVPEGMRADVAAIVPATWFTTSQGTPGLDLPAGVRSQLEAAGVAVEYSGGCTREDTGLFSYRRNNHTGRFAGLVWTAPDRAGA; this is encoded by the coding sequence GTGTTTTCCTGGCGAGCAGAGGTACGGCCCGGCGTCTGGGCGGCCTTCACGAACGCTGCGGCCGGCAACCTGGCGCTCCATGTCGGCGATGATCCGGACGCGGTGCGCACCCGCCGCGAAGCCCTCGAACACGCCGCCGGACTCGGGTCCGGGCATTTCCGGTTTATGAACCAGGTCCACGGCAACGACGTCGCCGTTGTTGCCGGCCCCGCAGGCCCGGAGGCCGGGCCCGCCCCGACGGCGGATGCCATGGTGTCCGCCGGGGAGCCGCTGGCCGTGATGGTGGCCGACTGTGTGCCGGTTGTGCTGGTGGGGGAGCACCGCGGGGACACGTCCGCGGCCCCCGTACTGGGGGTGGTGCACGCCGGCCGCCCCGGCCTGGCTGCCGGGGTGGTACCCGCCGCCGTGGAACGCATGCGCGCCCTCGGCGCCACGGGCATCAGCGCCTGGATCGGCCCGTCCATCTGCGGAAAGTGCTACGAGGTCCCGGAAGGCATGCGCGCAGACGTTGCGGCGATCGTTCCGGCCACCTGGTTCACCACCTCCCAGGGGACGCCGGGCCTCGACCTGCCCGCCGGGGTCCGCAGCCAGCTGGAGGCCGCCGGCGTCGCCGTCGAATATTCCGGCGGCTGCACCCGGGAGGACACCGGACTGTTCTCCTACCGCCGCAACAACCACACGGGCCGGTTCGCCGGCCTCGTCTGGACCGCCCCAGACCGGGCGGGCGCGTGA
- the murC gene encoding UDP-N-acetylmuramate--L-alanine ligase has product MTQAQNGAPPAARTQDSLGRVHFIGIGGVGMSAVARIMVARGLPVSGSDAKDLPVMAELATAGARIAVGYDAANLADAQTVVAGSAIRPDNPELAAARAAGLPVLHRSEALAATMAQDTAITVAGTHGKSTTTSMITVLLQGAGLDPSFAIGANVPALGVNAASGTSPVFVAEADESDGSFLNYRPQIAVVTNVEPDHLDHYGTAEAVYASFDRFTALLPADGLLVACADDDGARALAMRTRERATTRVVLYGTAEDAEVKLHDGGPGDVWITTPAGRFAVDLQVPGRHNALNAAAAFAVALELGVAPEAAAGALAAFSGAARRFEFKGEVAGVRVYDDYAHHPTEVRAALAAARSVAGDHRVHVLFQPHLFSRTREFAQEFAEALNAADTALVLDIYPAREDPIPGVTSQLIADHLGSHGRLVGPGQEAVRAVLDTAAPGDIVLTAGAGDVTAYGPLIVEALKAEAPGG; this is encoded by the coding sequence ATGACCCAGGCCCAGAACGGCGCCCCGCCGGCGGCGCGCACACAGGACTCGCTGGGGCGCGTGCACTTCATCGGCATCGGCGGGGTGGGGATGTCCGCCGTCGCCCGCATCATGGTGGCCCGCGGACTGCCGGTGAGCGGCTCGGACGCCAAGGACCTTCCGGTCATGGCCGAGCTGGCCACGGCCGGGGCCCGGATTGCCGTCGGCTACGACGCGGCGAACCTGGCCGATGCCCAGACCGTCGTCGCGGGTTCGGCCATCCGCCCGGACAACCCCGAACTGGCCGCGGCCCGCGCCGCGGGCCTGCCCGTGCTGCACCGCTCCGAGGCCCTGGCCGCGACGATGGCCCAGGACACCGCCATCACGGTCGCGGGCACGCACGGCAAATCGACCACCACGTCGATGATCACGGTGCTCCTGCAGGGTGCCGGGCTGGATCCGTCCTTCGCCATCGGCGCCAACGTGCCCGCCCTGGGCGTGAACGCTGCCTCCGGGACATCCCCAGTCTTCGTCGCGGAAGCCGACGAGTCGGACGGCTCGTTCCTGAACTACCGCCCGCAAATCGCCGTCGTGACCAACGTCGAACCCGACCACCTGGATCACTACGGCACCGCCGAGGCCGTGTATGCCTCGTTCGACCGCTTCACCGCCCTGCTCCCGGCCGACGGCCTGCTGGTGGCCTGCGCCGACGACGACGGCGCCCGGGCCCTGGCGATGCGCACCCGGGAGCGGGCCACCACCCGGGTGGTCCTTTACGGGACGGCCGAGGACGCCGAAGTGAAGCTACACGACGGCGGCCCGGGCGACGTCTGGATCACGACGCCGGCGGGACGCTTCGCCGTGGACCTCCAGGTGCCGGGCCGGCACAACGCCCTCAACGCCGCCGCTGCCTTCGCGGTGGCGCTGGAGCTTGGTGTCGCCCCGGAGGCCGCGGCCGGCGCCCTGGCGGCCTTCTCCGGCGCCGCGCGCCGCTTTGAATTCAAGGGCGAGGTCGCGGGCGTGCGGGTGTACGACGACTACGCCCACCATCCCACCGAAGTGCGCGCCGCCCTCGCCGCCGCCCGCTCGGTGGCCGGCGACCACCGGGTCCACGTGCTGTTCCAGCCGCATCTGTTCTCCCGCACCCGCGAATTCGCGCAGGAGTTCGCGGAGGCCCTGAACGCCGCGGACACGGCCCTGGTGCTGGACATCTACCCGGCCCGGGAAGACCCCATCCCCGGCGTCACCAGCCAGCTGATCGCCGACCACCTCGGCTCCCACGGCCGGCTCGTTGGCCCCGGCCAGGAAGCCGTCCGGGCCGTGCTCGACACCGCCGCGCCGGGCGACATCGTACTCACGGCCGGCGCCGGCGATGTCACCGCCTACGGCCCGCTCATCGTCGAGGCGCTGAAAGCCGAGGCACCGGGTGGCTAA
- a CDS encoding glycosyltransferase has product MKTESSLSVVLAGGGTAGHISPLLAIANAILEVRPEAQLLAVGTPGGMEARLVPAAGLELATVSRVPFPRKPSVELLRLPGKLAAAVRQAGTILDEARADVLVGVGGYVCTPMYLAAWRRKIPIVVHEANTRAGLANRVGARLSRHVAVAFAQTRIRGARHVGMPMRREISGLDRKAARAAARTALLLEQHKPTLIVTGGSSGAQSINRAIAASVGALADAGIQTLHITGRGKTVHDAQGKLLAAPGYRQVEYVDGMELAYAAADLLLARSGAATVCEVAAVGVPAVFVPLPIGNGEQALNAAGLVNAGAALLVEDAAFDAGWVGENLIPLLGDGPRLERMAADAEQQGIRDADRRMAALVLEAAQAAPGRDASTSEQQHQ; this is encoded by the coding sequence ATGAAGACCGAGTCGTCCCTGTCCGTCGTCCTCGCCGGCGGCGGCACCGCCGGGCACATCAGCCCGCTGCTGGCCATCGCCAACGCCATCCTCGAGGTCCGCCCCGAGGCACAGCTGCTGGCCGTCGGCACCCCCGGCGGGATGGAAGCCCGGCTGGTTCCGGCCGCAGGGCTGGAACTGGCCACCGTCAGCCGCGTGCCGTTTCCGCGCAAGCCCTCGGTAGAGCTGCTCCGGCTCCCCGGCAAGCTGGCCGCCGCCGTGCGGCAAGCCGGCACCATCCTGGACGAGGCCCGGGCGGACGTCCTTGTGGGCGTCGGCGGCTACGTCTGCACGCCCATGTACCTGGCCGCGTGGCGCCGCAAAATCCCGATCGTGGTGCACGAAGCCAACACCCGGGCCGGGCTCGCGAACCGCGTCGGGGCCCGGCTGAGCCGGCACGTCGCCGTCGCGTTCGCGCAGACCAGGATCCGCGGGGCACGCCACGTTGGCATGCCGATGCGGCGCGAAATTTCCGGCCTGGACCGCAAGGCCGCCCGGGCGGCCGCCCGCACCGCGCTCTTGCTGGAACAGCACAAGCCCACCCTGATCGTCACCGGCGGCTCGTCCGGCGCGCAAAGCATCAACCGCGCCATCGCCGCCTCTGTGGGCGCGCTGGCCGACGCCGGAATCCAGACCCTGCACATCACCGGACGTGGCAAGACCGTGCACGACGCACAGGGCAAACTGCTGGCCGCTCCCGGCTACCGCCAGGTGGAGTACGTCGACGGCATGGAGCTGGCCTACGCCGCCGCCGACCTGCTGCTGGCGCGTTCCGGCGCCGCGACTGTGTGCGAGGTCGCCGCCGTCGGCGTACCGGCGGTCTTTGTACCCCTGCCGATCGGCAACGGGGAACAGGCCCTGAACGCTGCGGGCCTCGTGAACGCCGGCGCCGCACTCCTGGTCGAGGACGCGGCATTCGACGCCGGCTGGGTGGGCGAGAACCTCATCCCGCTGCTGGGCGACGGCCCCCGGCTGGAACGGATGGCCGCCGACGCCGAACAGCAGGGCATCCGGGACGCCGACCGGCGGATGGCCGCCCTGGTCCTCGAGGCCGCGCAGGCCGCGCCCGGACGTGACGCCAGCACCAGTGAACAGCAGCACCAGTGA